A region of Allocoleopsis franciscana PCC 7113 DNA encodes the following proteins:
- a CDS encoding HlyD family secretion protein, with translation MEHSNHGSSNGRVSTAIVEPLPAQTKSVTTDSVEVATLPEAPAVAQDAELGQVQPLTPEPTPKQKNRKPLIFAIAGIGAIVAASFGYHQWQYASTHEETDNATVAGHIHPVSSRVNGTVSEIEVNDNQLVKQGQLLVKLDPRDFEAKVLQAQAALEAAKRQANAAQATIPLAAETTQAKTVQAQGDVTASVAAISTAQAAVEEAKTAIPSAQSAVAEAQAGIPVAQAQVSQAEATLQKAQTDYNRYATLYQQGAIARQQLDTAKAAYEVARAQKSAAEQGVQQAQARLAQAQQGVARAQSQLAQAQEGVASAQAKLTASKGGLQQATASGQQTQVNRAQYAAAQSAIAQAEASLKDAQLQLSYANIFAPSSGRVGRKTIEVGQRVQPGSPLMAIVESDYWITANFKETQLEEIKPGQEVEIKLDAFPHHTFKGRVDSISPASGSQFALLPPDNATGNFTKIVQRIPIKIAFDPQSIQGYESRITPGMSAVVSVEHQ, from the coding sequence ATGGAACACTCAAATCATGGCTCATCAAACGGACGGGTTTCAACAGCCATTGTCGAACCGTTGCCTGCACAAACCAAGTCTGTAACGACCGATTCGGTAGAAGTTGCGACTCTACCCGAAGCGCCTGCCGTTGCTCAAGACGCAGAACTCGGACAAGTTCAGCCATTGACTCCGGAACCCACGCCAAAGCAGAAAAATCGCAAGCCTTTGATTTTTGCGATCGCAGGAATCGGGGCGATTGTGGCGGCTAGCTTTGGCTATCATCAGTGGCAATACGCCTCCACCCATGAAGAAACCGACAACGCCACCGTTGCCGGTCATATTCACCCAGTCAGTAGCCGAGTCAATGGCACCGTTTCCGAGATTGAGGTGAACGATAACCAGTTGGTCAAACAGGGACAATTGTTAGTCAAGCTTGACCCCCGTGACTTTGAGGCCAAAGTCCTACAAGCACAAGCTGCTCTAGAAGCCGCTAAACGTCAAGCCAATGCCGCGCAAGCGACGATTCCGCTCGCCGCAGAAACAACCCAAGCTAAAACCGTTCAAGCACAAGGAGATGTCACAGCCTCCGTTGCAGCGATTTCTACCGCGCAAGCCGCTGTAGAAGAGGCAAAAACAGCGATTCCTTCGGCTCAATCCGCCGTTGCCGAAGCCCAAGCCGGTATTCCTGTGGCTCAAGCCCAAGTTTCACAGGCAGAGGCGACGTTGCAGAAGGCTCAAACCGATTACAACCGCTACGCAACCCTTTATCAGCAAGGCGCAATTGCCCGCCAGCAGTTAGACACCGCCAAAGCCGCCTATGAGGTAGCTCGTGCCCAAAAGAGTGCGGCTGAACAAGGTGTACAACAAGCGCAAGCTAGGCTGGCTCAAGCTCAACAAGGTGTCGCCAGAGCACAGTCTCAATTAGCTCAGGCTCAAGAAGGGGTGGCGAGTGCCCAGGCTAAACTCACCGCTTCCAAGGGTGGATTACAACAGGCTACAGCGAGTGGGCAACAAACACAGGTGAACCGCGCTCAGTACGCAGCGGCACAATCGGCGATCGCACAAGCGGAAGCTTCTCTCAAAGACGCCCAACTTCAACTGTCCTACGCCAATATTTTTGCACCCAGTAGTGGGCGCGTGGGTCGCAAAACTATCGAAGTCGGGCAACGTGTACAACCCGGAAGCCCCTTGATGGCCATCGTTGAGAGCGATTATTGGATCACCGCAAACTTCAAAGAAACTCAGTTGGAAGAGATTAAACCAGGGCAAGAGGTAGAGATCAAACTGGATGCTTTCCCGCATCACACCTTTAAAGGTCGTGTAGATAGTATCTCACCGGCTTCAGGCTCTCAATTTGCCCTCCTCCCTCCGGATAATGCTACGGGTAACTTCACCAAAATTGTGCAGCGTATCCCCATAAAAATTGCCTTTGATCCCCAAAGTATTCAGGGATATGAATCGCGGATTACCCCAGGGATGTCAGCCGTTGTTAGTGTAGAACATCAATAG
- a CDS encoding DHA2 family efflux MFS transporter permease subunit — translation MTDTDAIRKPEQTPRSEQVTLKTWIGLMGAMLGAFMAVLDIQITNSSLQEIQAALGASLEEGSWISTAYLVAEVVVIPLTGWLSQVFSVRRYLFFNTTLFIFFSICCAWSVNLPMMIGFRALQGFTGGVLIPMALTIVLTSLPPAKQPVGMALFAITATFAPSIGPTLGGWLTDNLGWQYNFYLNVIPGIMMLSAIAYAIPAKPMQLNLLKGGDWWGIISMAIGLGCLEVVLEEGNRKDWFASQEISQLAIVSVVFLSLFLWIELTRRRPFINLRLLLRRNFGIGSISALSLGLGLFGSIYILPLYLSRIQGYTAMQIGEVIMWSGLPQLFLIPFVPKLMQRFDARFLAAIGFSLFAVSCFMNSHMTHETGIEQLRWSQLVRAAGQPLMIVPLTSITTGGIEPAQAGSASGLFNMLRNLGGSIGIAILSTLLTRREQFHSNRIGEGVSVFDPETQQRIEQLTQAFITGV, via the coding sequence ATGACTGATACCGATGCAATTAGAAAGCCAGAGCAAACGCCTAGATCCGAGCAAGTGACCCTAAAAACCTGGATCGGTCTGATGGGGGCGATGCTGGGTGCATTTATGGCGGTTTTGGATATCCAAATTACCAACTCGTCACTCCAAGAAATTCAGGCGGCGTTGGGTGCCTCCTTGGAAGAGGGGTCTTGGATTTCCACGGCTTATTTAGTTGCGGAGGTGGTCGTTATTCCCCTTACCGGCTGGTTGTCCCAGGTCTTTTCTGTACGTCGATATCTATTTTTTAATACTACTCTGTTTATTTTCTTCTCCATTTGCTGTGCCTGGTCGGTGAATCTGCCGATGATGATTGGTTTCCGCGCACTGCAAGGCTTCACCGGAGGGGTGCTGATTCCGATGGCGTTGACCATTGTGCTGACGAGTTTACCCCCCGCTAAACAGCCAGTAGGGATGGCGCTGTTTGCGATTACTGCCACCTTTGCACCCTCGATTGGGCCAACCTTGGGGGGATGGCTGACGGATAACCTGGGTTGGCAGTACAACTTCTATTTGAACGTGATTCCTGGAATCATGATGCTCAGTGCGATCGCTTATGCGATTCCTGCCAAACCGATGCAACTGAATTTGTTGAAGGGGGGCGATTGGTGGGGGATTATCTCGATGGCGATTGGTTTAGGTTGCTTGGAGGTGGTTTTAGAAGAGGGGAACCGCAAAGACTGGTTTGCTTCTCAAGAGATTTCCCAGTTAGCGATCGTTTCTGTGGTATTTTTGTCCCTCTTCTTGTGGATTGAGTTGACGCGGAGACGACCATTTATTAATTTGCGCTTGTTATTACGTCGCAATTTCGGCATCGGTAGTATTTCTGCTCTTTCCTTGGGACTAGGACTATTCGGCTCGATCTACATTTTGCCGTTGTATCTTTCTAGGATTCAGGGCTATACTGCCATGCAAATTGGCGAGGTGATCATGTGGTCGGGATTACCTCAACTCTTTTTAATTCCCTTTGTGCCAAAGCTGATGCAGCGTTTCGATGCTCGATTTTTAGCGGCGATTGGATTTAGCTTGTTTGCTGTGAGTTGTTTTATGAACTCGCACATGACTCATGAGACGGGTATTGAGCAATTACGCTGGTCTCAATTGGTTCGCGCAGCGGGACAACCCCTGATGATTGTACCGCTGACTTCGATTACCACAGGTGGGATTGAACCGGCACAGGCGGGTTCTGCCTCTGGTTTGTTTAACATGCTGCGGAATTTGGGGGGGTCGATTGGAATTGCCATTTTATCCACACTGTTGACGCGCAGAGAGCAGTTTCACTCGAATCGGATTGGTGAGGGGGTTTCAGTATTTGACCCAGAAACGCAGCAACGGATTGAGCAACTGACGCAGGCGTTTATCACTGGAGTTTAG
- a CDS encoding MFS transporter, with product MNFGVSKLKPILRALESRNYRLFFTGQAISLIGTWMTQIATIWLVYQLTDSALLLGIVGFSSQILNFVIAPFGGILVDRWNRHRILIGTQALSMLQSLLLAFLALTGTIAIWHIILLSLFQGLINAVDSPARQAFVMEIIDKKENLGNAIALNSSVFNGARLVGPAIAGLLIASVGAGVCFLIDGLSYIAVIAGLLAMKLKSRTITPHQGNVWQRLKEGFNYAFGFPPIRAILLLLALFSFMGMPYTVLVPIFATKILHGDAQTLGFLMAAVGVGALMGGIYLSSRQSVVGLGKIIAFSPAGLGMALIIFSQSRLLWLSLLMMLIVGCASILQIASSNTILQTIVEEDKRGRLMSFYTMAFLGVLPFGNLASGALASRIGAPNTVMIGGLFCILGSMIFAQQLPNLRRLIRPIYHKIGLISKSYS from the coding sequence ATGAATTTTGGTGTATCAAAGTTGAAGCCCATTCTACGAGCATTAGAGTCGAGAAATTACCGTCTCTTTTTTACGGGTCAAGCCATTTCTCTGATTGGCACTTGGATGACTCAAATTGCTACGATTTGGCTCGTTTATCAATTGACTGATTCGGCTTTATTGTTAGGAATTGTGGGATTTTCCAGCCAAATTCTCAATTTTGTGATTGCTCCGTTTGGGGGAATTCTGGTCGATCGTTGGAATCGTCACCGGATTTTGATAGGCACTCAAGCCCTGTCGATGCTTCAATCCTTGCTGTTAGCTTTTTTAGCGCTGACGGGTACTATTGCGATTTGGCATATTATTCTATTGAGCCTTTTTCAAGGGTTAATCAACGCCGTTGATTCTCCAGCTCGTCAGGCTTTTGTGATGGAGATTATTGATAAAAAAGAGAATTTGGGAAATGCGATCGCACTCAATTCCTCAGTTTTCAATGGAGCTCGATTAGTAGGGCCGGCGATTGCAGGATTATTGATTGCTAGTGTTGGAGCCGGTGTATGTTTTCTGATTGATGGACTCAGCTATATTGCTGTCATTGCTGGCTTATTAGCGATGAAGCTCAAGTCGAGAACCATTACTCCTCACCAGGGCAATGTCTGGCAAAGATTGAAAGAAGGATTCAACTATGCCTTTGGGTTTCCACCTATCCGAGCGATTTTATTATTACTCGCCTTATTCAGTTTTATGGGGATGCCTTATACGGTTTTGGTACCCATCTTTGCTACAAAAATTCTTCATGGTGACGCTCAAACCTTAGGGTTTCTCATGGCAGCGGTGGGAGTGGGCGCGTTAATGGGAGGAATTTACCTGAGTTCGCGCCAGAGTGTAGTGGGTTTAGGTAAAATTATTGCTTTTTCTCCCGCTGGGTTAGGGATGGCATTGATTATTTTTTCTCAATCCCGTCTTCTGTGGCTGTCCTTATTGATGATGTTGATTGTTGGCTGTGCTTCAATTTTGCAAATTGCTTCAAGTAATACGATTTTACAAACCATTGTGGAGGAAGATAAACGTGGGCGATTGATGAGTTTTTATACCATGGCGTTTTTAGGTGTCTTACCCTTTGGCAATTTAGCATCGGGAGCTTTAGCTAGTCGCATCGGTGCACCGAATACAGTCATGATTGGTGGACTGTTCTGTATTTTGGGTTCTATGATTTTTGCCCAGCAGTTGCCAAATTTAAGGCGTTTAATTCGCCCGATTTACCACAAAATTGGATTAATTTCTAAGTCTTATTCATGA
- a CDS encoding TenA family protein has product MTISKDLWQSNQDLAQACLEHPFVQGIATGTLDRTKFAYYVGQDAFFLEAFARAYSIAAAKAMDWQEFNTFHRLAGGVLEELKLHEGYAASWGVDLRTVEPGAATRRYTDFLLATAWGCELSLITVAMTPCMRLYAFLGQQLADDGIPTHQYTDWIRTYSHPEFEELAQKLEGLTDQYTHLTASVESTYRYAMLCERDFFEAAWQL; this is encoded by the coding sequence ATGACGATTAGCAAAGACTTATGGCAGTCTAATCAAGACTTAGCACAAGCCTGTCTGGAACACCCTTTTGTACAAGGGATTGCCACTGGCACCCTCGATCGCACAAAATTCGCGTACTATGTGGGTCAAGATGCCTTTTTTCTAGAAGCTTTCGCTCGTGCTTATAGTATTGCCGCCGCTAAAGCGATGGATTGGCAAGAATTTAATACGTTTCATCGTCTTGCTGGGGGTGTTCTCGAAGAACTGAAGCTTCACGAAGGTTATGCGGCAAGCTGGGGAGTGGACTTGCGAACAGTCGAACCGGGTGCAGCAACACGTCGCTATACGGATTTTTTACTGGCAACCGCTTGGGGGTGTGAATTAAGTTTAATTACGGTGGCGATGACTCCCTGTATGCGTCTTTATGCGTTTTTAGGTCAACAATTGGCTGATGATGGGATTCCAACTCATCAATATACAGATTGGATTCGCACCTATAGTCATCCAGAGTTTGAGGAACTGGCGCAGAAGCTAGAGGGTTTAACTGACCAGTATACTCACCTGACGGCATCGGTAGAATCAACGTATCGTTATGCCATGTTGTGTGAGCGCGACTTCTTTGAGGCGGCTTGGCAACTGTGA
- a CDS encoding MarR family winged helix-turn-helix transcriptional regulator, producing the protein MLSISLNRRLLGNWEEVLAPHNLGYRIKLLSQLQTRRLQEQLEPFELTPFHWVVLCCLWQEDGLATSTLGERLQQVGGTLTGVLDRMEERGLVRRERDARDRRICRIWLTDSGKELAEVLPPIVTEVFDQAMSGISLPEQERLSQLIDSAIANLS; encoded by the coding sequence ATGCTCTCTATTTCTTTGAATCGCAGACTCTTGGGGAATTGGGAGGAAGTTCTGGCTCCTCATAATCTGGGGTACCGAATTAAACTGCTTTCCCAGCTACAAACTCGCAGGTTGCAGGAGCAATTGGAGCCGTTTGAGCTAACTCCGTTTCACTGGGTTGTGCTGTGCTGTTTGTGGCAGGAAGATGGATTGGCTACTTCCACCCTTGGGGAGAGGCTGCAACAGGTCGGAGGCACGTTAACCGGAGTACTTGATCGCATGGAAGAACGAGGGTTGGTACGTCGGGAGCGTGATGCCCGTGATCGCCGTATCTGTCGCATCTGGCTCACCGATTCGGGCAAGGAACTGGCAGAGGTGCTACCTCCGATTGTCACAGAGGTGTTCGATCAGGCGATGTCAGGCATTTCGCTCCCTGAACAAGAACGACTTTCACAGCTCATCGATTCTGCGATCGCCAATCTTTCTTGA
- a CDS encoding MarR family winged helix-turn-helix transcriptional regulator, whose protein sequence is MPFSSVNRSHLAEWEEVLAPQSLGYRIKLLSMLLSRTFQERLEPYGLTPFHWVVLCCLWQEDGLATSSIGERLQQVGGTLTGVLDRMEERGLVRRERDSRDRRIWRIWLTQAGKELEEVLPPIAREIREQAMAGIPEAERELLSRLIDQAIANFS, encoded by the coding sequence ATGCCTTTTTCTTCTGTGAATCGCAGTCATTTGGCAGAGTGGGAGGAAGTTCTCGCTCCCCAAAGCCTCGGCTACCGGATTAAACTGCTCTCGATGCTGCTTAGTCGCACGTTCCAGGAGCGATTAGAGCCGTATGGACTAACACCGTTTCATTGGGTTGTCCTGTGTTGCTTGTGGCAAGAAGACGGATTGGCAACCTCCAGCATTGGGGAAAGACTACAACAAGTCGGAGGCACTTTAACCGGGGTACTTGATCGCATGGAGGAACGAGGGTTAGTGCGTCGGGAACGAGATTCGCGCGATCGCAGAATTTGGCGGATTTGGTTAACCCAAGCTGGCAAGGAGTTAGAAGAAGTGTTGCCTCCGATTGCGCGGGAAATCCGGGAACAGGCGATGGCAGGAATTCCTGAAGCTGAGCGAGAATTACTTTCGAGGTTGATTGACCAAGCGATCGCTAATTTTTCTTAA
- the purM gene encoding phosphoribosylformylglycinamidine cyclo-ligase — MDYREAGVDVEAGRDFVERIRSLVQSTHRPEVLGGLGGFSGYFQLPVGYREPVLVSGTDGVGTKLKIAQDLNCHNTVGIDLVAMCVNDVLTSGAEPLFFLDYLATGKLNSEQLTQVVAGITQGCRLAGCALMGGETAEMPGFYQPGEYDLAGFCVGIVEKSQLLDGSQVQVGDVAIGLASQGVHSNGFSLVRKIVNESPVMTQLLEQARGEGVEDSAQRWQVRPEGLAGQSLGEVLLSPTQIYVKPILDARRAGINIHGMAHITGGGLPENLPRCLGANQSVQLDPNSWVIPPIFQWLAEAGEVSVQSMFNTFNMGIGFVVLVPPAQAEETRQWFEAQEVAAYIIGNVIEGTGEVVGLLG, encoded by the coding sequence ATGGATTATCGAGAAGCCGGTGTCGATGTTGAGGCAGGTCGAGATTTTGTAGAACGAATCCGTAGCCTGGTGCAAAGCACGCACCGACCGGAAGTCTTGGGTGGACTGGGTGGCTTTAGTGGTTACTTTCAGCTACCCGTGGGGTATCGGGAACCGGTTTTGGTATCAGGAACCGATGGCGTTGGCACCAAGCTCAAAATTGCCCAAGACCTCAACTGTCATAACACAGTGGGTATTGACTTAGTGGCGATGTGTGTCAATGATGTTTTAACTTCTGGGGCAGAACCGCTCTTTTTCTTGGATTATTTGGCAACCGGCAAGCTCAATTCCGAACAACTCACTCAAGTAGTTGCTGGCATTACCCAAGGGTGTCGCCTCGCCGGATGTGCATTGATGGGAGGAGAAACAGCGGAAATGCCCGGTTTCTACCAACCTGGAGAGTACGACTTGGCGGGGTTTTGTGTAGGAATTGTGGAAAAGAGCCAATTGTTGGACGGTTCTCAGGTGCAGGTGGGAGATGTGGCAATTGGTTTAGCGAGTCAAGGTGTCCACAGTAACGGTTTTAGTTTGGTACGGAAAATCGTCAACGAGTCTCCAGTCATGACGCAACTCCTGGAACAGGCTAGGGGTGAAGGCGTGGAAGATAGCGCCCAAAGGTGGCAGGTTCGCCCAGAAGGGCTTGCAGGTCAAAGTTTAGGTGAAGTGTTGTTAAGTCCTACGCAGATTTACGTCAAGCCAATTTTGGATGCCCGTCGTGCTGGGATTAATATTCATGGGATGGCTCATATCACGGGGGGAGGGTTACCAGAAAACCTACCGCGCTGTCTGGGAGCTAATCAATCGGTTCAGCTTGACCCTAATAGTTGGGTGATTCCACCGATTTTTCAGTGGTTGGCTGAGGCGGGTGAGGTGAGCGTACAGAGTATGTTTAATACGTTCAATATGGGCATTGGGTTTGTGGTACTTGTACCACCCGCGCAGGCCGAGGAAACTCGTCAATGGTTTGAGGCGCAGGAGGTTGCGGCTTATATCATTGGTAACGTGATTGAGGGCACGGGTGAGGTGGTTGGCTTACTGGGCTAA
- a CDS encoding HD domain-containing protein encodes MKPFINTLKILKFRWKTLLQPFLVETELEQKVFFDLVNAYSRPERFYHNLQHINQVLEIIEQMKSHSLDYIPVQLAAWFHDVIYDPQAQDNEEKSAEYAEAALYSLKIPQIIINRVKYLILTTQNHQALPTDIDNQIFLDADLSILGATQGEYQTYAHAIRQEYSWMSDVDYQIGRQRVLTQFLQRERLYLTDYAYTNFEKQAKHNLQLEATDLSLKIKLSREKTDDNTSVF; translated from the coding sequence ATGAAGCCTTTTATCAACACGTTGAAAATCCTAAAATTCCGTTGGAAAACTTTACTCCAACCATTTTTAGTGGAGACTGAGTTAGAACAAAAAGTATTTTTTGACTTAGTCAATGCTTACTCTCGCCCTGAAAGATTTTATCATAACTTACAGCATATTAATCAAGTATTAGAAATAATTGAACAGATGAAATCGCATAGTTTAGATTACATTCCTGTTCAACTTGCGGCTTGGTTTCATGATGTTATCTATGACCCTCAAGCTCAAGATAACGAAGAAAAAAGCGCTGAATACGCAGAAGCTGCACTCTACTCCTTAAAAATTCCTCAAATCATAATTAATCGGGTTAAATACCTGATTTTGACGACCCAAAATCATCAAGCCTTACCCACTGATATAGACAATCAAATTTTTCTGGATGCTGATTTATCTATCCTTGGTGCAACTCAGGGGGAATACCAGACTTATGCTCATGCAATTCGTCAAGAATATTCGTGGATGTCTGACGTAGATTATCAGATAGGAAGACAAAGAGTTTTAACTCAATTTTTGCAGCGAGAAAGACTATATTTAACAGATTACGCTTATACAAATTTCGAGAAACAAGCCAAGCATAATTTGCAGCTTGAAGCAACCGATTTATCGTTAAAAATTAAGCTCAGTCGCGAGAAGACTGACGACAATACATCGGTGTTTTAG
- a CDS encoding NF041680 family putative transposase yields the protein MNYKQLQEFRQQVYDLINFAQDATFELTDAVLTTRNVYSLAEFSLSPFFRRKWPSIYEALQDCRPNRNKLMRLYIKQILVQERPVLAVDHTAWARVHSPTLQDRTYCHQPSAIASNKPISIGQGYSTIAWIPEHKGSWALPLRHERITSWENPISKAAWQIKQACKYLPLRPMILLDSEYGNASLLNQTAQIEADFLMRIRSNRCLYSAPPAYTGKGRPRKHGQKFKLNDSSTWWEATEMVEVEDSRFGQLRVRMWQDLHFSGSASIAMQLILVERILPEQSHSKSQPLWLVWVGQEMLPLPEIWRQYLRRFAVDHWYRFLKQRLHWTVPQLSTPCQCERWSDLMPILTWELWLARDLVAQHHLPWQKPLSNLTPGRVAESFALLLPEIGTPAVSPKPRGKSPGWQAGNKRTKKTRYPVVKKGKTPHKKRTKKAA from the coding sequence ATGAACTATAAACAACTTCAAGAATTTCGCCAACAAGTTTACGACTTAATTAACTTCGCGCAGGATGCTACTTTTGAGTTGACTGATGCTGTACTCACAACTCGCAATGTCTATAGCCTAGCTGAATTTTCTTTAAGTCCCTTTTTTCGACGGAAGTGGCCGAGCATATATGAAGCTCTACAAGACTGTAGACCGAATCGCAACAAGTTAATGCGCCTGTATATCAAACAGATACTAGTGCAGGAGCGCCCCGTTTTAGCCGTAGATCATACGGCTTGGGCAAGAGTTCATTCACCAACATTGCAAGACCGTACTTACTGCCATCAGCCAAGTGCGATCGCTTCCAACAAACCGATTAGTATCGGTCAAGGATACAGTACCATAGCTTGGATACCCGAACATAAGGGCAGTTGGGCATTACCTTTGAGACATGAGCGGATTACCAGTTGGGAGAATCCGATTAGCAAAGCTGCTTGGCAAATCAAACAAGCTTGTAAGTATTTGCCACTACGTCCGATGATTTTACTCGATAGTGAATATGGCAATGCTTCCTTGCTCAATCAAACAGCCCAGATAGAAGCCGACTTTTTGATGAGGATTCGTTCTAATCGTTGTTTATACTCAGCACCTCCTGCCTATACAGGTAAGGGACGACCCAGAAAACATGGTCAAAAATTTAAGCTCAACGACTCATCAACTTGGTGGGAAGCTACTGAAATGGTTGAAGTTGAGGACTCAAGGTTTGGGCAACTTCGAGTCCGGATGTGGCAAGACCTGCATTTTTCTGGTAGTGCTTCAATTGCTATGCAATTAATTTTAGTCGAACGTATCCTGCCGGAGCAATCACACTCAAAGTCTCAACCGTTATGGTTGGTGTGGGTAGGTCAGGAAATGCTGCCCCTGCCTGAGATTTGGCGACAATATTTACGTCGCTTTGCTGTTGACCACTGGTATCGTTTTCTTAAACAACGATTACATTGGACAGTTCCTCAACTGAGTACTCCATGCCAATGTGAAAGGTGGAGTGATTTAATGCCCATATTGACTTGGGAATTATGGTTAGCTAGAGACTTGGTGGCACAACACCACCTTCCTTGGCAAAAACCCCTGTCAAATTTAACTCCTGGGCGGGTGGCTGAGTCGTTCGCATTACTTTTACCGGAGATTGGCACACCGGCTGTCTCTCCCAAACCCCGTGGAAAGTCTCCGGGTTGGCAAGCCGGGAACAAACGTACTAAAAAAACTCGTTACCCAGTAGTGAAAAAAGGAAAAACACCACACAAAAAACGGACAAAAAAAGCTGCTTAA
- a CDS encoding septal ring lytic transglycosylase RlpA family protein, with product MNQRIWSGLSATLLMTTLGTATAGQAQQTSQLDPASENNSPQTQVRQVTATATPASGQPQVQPEEVVQVGERNSPIAAAVEQAEVIAKIQAYESGGRQVAILYVRDIPVLTFWDSQPGTNQRAQVGATPAAPIKTASRQSGSPNRAIRSGELEGAKQYTASSERFDIENNPVWRATAVAAKLNQLHRDNVDAKAIAVRWNDSDKAFSIQVNGQEVVQINDSTFLPDTTKNLAQDALQATNRLRRLMGNAPPLRAIAGMPQKRRAAQVAFAPVRAAMSGIASWYGPGFHGNRSASGEVYNQNAMTAAHRTLPFGTKVVVTNLNNGRSVVVRINDRGPFIRGRVIDLSAAAARALGVMQTGIAPVQVQVLGDEKTVASDTY from the coding sequence ATGAATCAACGAATTTGGAGTGGCCTGAGTGCTACTCTCCTAATGACAACCCTGGGAACGGCAACAGCAGGTCAAGCTCAACAAACGAGTCAGCTAGACCCAGCTTCTGAGAATAACTCACCCCAAACCCAGGTACGGCAGGTAACAGCAACAGCGACCCCGGCTTCAGGGCAACCACAAGTTCAACCGGAAGAAGTGGTTCAGGTCGGGGAAAGGAACTCACCGATCGCGGCAGCAGTGGAACAGGCCGAAGTCATTGCAAAAATTCAAGCCTATGAATCTGGAGGACGTCAGGTCGCAATCCTGTACGTCCGCGATATACCTGTCCTGACCTTCTGGGACTCTCAGCCTGGTACGAATCAGAGAGCACAAGTGGGTGCAACCCCCGCAGCTCCAATAAAGACGGCTTCTCGCCAGTCGGGTTCACCCAATCGGGCAATCAGGTCAGGCGAACTGGAAGGGGCGAAGCAGTATACCGCATCCTCGGAGCGGTTCGATATAGAGAATAACCCAGTTTGGCGGGCGACAGCCGTTGCGGCTAAACTGAATCAACTGCATCGAGACAACGTGGATGCTAAGGCAATTGCCGTCCGTTGGAATGATTCAGACAAAGCTTTTAGCATTCAAGTGAATGGTCAAGAAGTTGTTCAAATCAACGACAGCACATTCCTACCCGATACAACCAAAAACCTCGCTCAAGACGCTCTGCAAGCCACCAATCGCCTCCGACGCCTAATGGGCAATGCTCCACCCTTGCGAGCAATTGCTGGGATGCCACAAAAGCGTCGAGCCGCACAAGTTGCCTTTGCTCCAGTTCGAGCAGCGATGAGTGGAATTGCCTCTTGGTATGGCCCTGGATTCCATGGCAATCGTAGTGCCAGTGGCGAAGTTTACAATCAGAATGCGATGACTGCTGCTCACCGCACCTTACCCTTTGGAACCAAGGTTGTAGTCACGAACCTCAACAACGGTCGTTCTGTAGTAGTGCGAATTAATGACCGTGGGCCGTTTATCAGGGGTCGGGTGATTGACCTTTCAGCGGCGGCGGCTAGAGCCTTAGGCGTCATGCAAACGGGCATTGCGCCGGTGCAGGTACAGGTTCTCGGCGATGAAAAAACAGTAGCGTCTGACACCTACTAA